In Electrophorus electricus isolate fEleEle1 chromosome 6, fEleEle1.pri, whole genome shotgun sequence, a single genomic region encodes these proteins:
- the ddx54 gene encoding ATP-dependent RNA helicase DDX54, producing the protein MAQRKKKLTKKKKHTGHREPDGDSDVDDFKLAAEIKDDTVYFKKLPQFPVSSECLSDVEPDTREMVRAQNKKKKKSGGFQSMGLSYPVYKGVMKKGYKVPTPIQRKTIPVILDGKDVVAMARTGSGKTAAFLVPMFERLKAPQAQTGARALILTPTRELALQTMKFTKELGKFTGLKTALILGGDSMDDQFAALHENPDVIIGTPGRLMHVVMEMNLKMQNVEYVVFDEADRLFEMGFAEQLQEIIRRLPEARQTLLFSATLPKLLVEFARAGLADPVLVRLDVDTKLSNQLKLAFFHLRLDNKPALLMHLLRNVVKPQEQTVVFVATKHHVEYLNELLTSEGVECAYIYSALDQTARKINIGRFVHRKAMVLLVTDVAARGIDIPLLDNVINYNFPSKAKLFLHRVGRVARAGRSGTAFSLVCPDEVPYVYDLHLFLGRPVKFASLDHPQDDCVFGRVPQSILDDEEVHLLTAHENSLDLQNLKRISENAYKQYLKSRPNPSPESIKRVKTSDPFSLAVHPLLGSGLEKMELERLQMVDSIKAYKSKSTIFEINSSNKTSAGEVMRAKRSRDSRSVDKFKRTREELLAESASGLNSPALQASSIVEPQSSEGEEEEDLQGVFSEVVGGKRRKKAEDTEVDRPKSKKDRQSGQDEDFYIPYRPKDFNSERGLSIGAEGSAFEQQASSAMLDLMGDEGSTLNQNRNMMKWDRKKKRFVRDTGKEDQKTKIKTESGQVVGAKKTKKKSFYEEWKKKYKVDDAVSDSDGENGGGRGHAFGGRRGRRGGGPQHGSWSGPRARSELKNHEQILKQRRRQAKQRFLQSGSLKKLRGRNNQRLREVMKSGFGRGHFKKGKMRKRS; encoded by the exons ATGGCACAACGAAAGAAAAAGCTGACGAAAAAGAAGAAGCACACGGGACACAGAGAGCCTGATGGCGACTCAGATGTAGACGATTTCAAACTGGCAGCAGAAATTAAAGACGACACTGTA TACTTTAAAAAGCTGCCTCAGTTCCCCGTCTCATCTGAGTGCCTCTCGGACGTGGAGCCAGATACGCGAGAGATGGTTAGAGCtcagaacaagaagaagaaaaagtccGGCGGCTTCCAGTCAATGG GTCTTAGTTACCCCGTTTACAAAGGTGTAATGAAGAAGGGTTACAAGGTACCAACACCTATCCAAAGAAAG ACTATTCCTGTGATTCTGGATGGCAAAGATGTTGTCGCCATGGCACGAACAGGAAGTGGAAAGACAGCTGCTTTCCTGGTGCCTATGTTTGAAAGGCTGAAGGCTCCTCAGGCACAAACTGGTGCCAGAGCTCTGATCCTCACACCCACTCGAGAACTGGCTCTGCAGACAATGAAGTTTACCAAAGAG cTGGGCAAATTTACTGGATTGAAAACTGCACTGATCCTTGGTGGAGACAG CATGGATGATCAGTTCGCAGCTCTACACGAGAATCCAGATGT CATCATTGGAACTCCGGGGCGTCTAATGCACGTCGTCATGGAAATGAACTTGAAGATGCAGAATGTGGAGTATGTAGTGTTTGATGAGGCGGACAG GCTGTTTGAGATGGGCTTTgcagagcagctgcaggagaTCATCAGGCGGCTCCCTGAAGCGCGACAGACCCTGCTGTTCTCGGCCACCCTGCCCAAGCTACTCGTGGAGTTTGCCAGAGCAG GACTCGCTGATCCAGTGCTGGTTCGTCTAGATGTCGACACTAAGCTCAGCAATCAGTTAAAG CTGGCCTTCTTTCATCTACGTCTGGACAACAAGCCAGCGCTGCTGATGCATCTCCTTCGTAATGTGGTGAAGCCTCAGGAGCAGACAGTGGTGTTTGTAGCCACAAAACACCATGTGGAGTACCTGAATGAG cTGCTGACATCAGAAGGAGTTGAGTGTGCCTACATCTATAGCGCTCTGGACCAAACTGCCAGAAAGATCAACATTGGTCGCTTTGTCCACCGCAAAGCAATGGTCCTTCTGGTAACTGATGTGGCAGCTCGTGGTATTGACATCCCACTCTTGGACAATGTCATCAATTACAACTTCCCCTCCAAGGCCAAACTATTCCTCCACAGAGTCG GTCGCGTGGCCCGCGCTGGCAGGAGTGGAACGGCCTTCAGCTTGGTGTGCCCGGATGAAGTCCCCTATGTGTACGACCTTCATCTCTTCCTTGGGAGACCTGTGAAGTTTGCATCCCTTGATCACCCGCAGG ATGATTGTGTATTTGGCCGTGTTCCACAAAGCATCTTGGACGATGAAGAAGTACATCTTCTCACAGCCCATGAGAACTCTCTGGACCTTCAAAACCTCAAACGGATTTCGGAGAATGCTTACAAACAGTATCTGAAGTCACGGCCTAACCCCTCGCCAGAATCCATCAAACGAGTGAAAACCTCTGACCCGTTCTCCCTAGCTGTTCACCCGTTGTTAG GATCAGGTCTTGAGAAAATGGAGCTGGAGAGACTGCAGATGGTTGACTCAATCAAGGCTTACAAGTCAAAATCT ACTATATTTGAGATTAACTCCAGCAACAAAACCAGTGCGGGAGAGGTGATGCGGGCAAAGCGGTCTCGGGACAGTCGATCGGTGGATAAGTTTAAGAGGACAAGGGAGGAGCTCCTAGCAGAATCTGCCAGTGGGCTGAATTCACCAGCTCTTCAGGCCAGTAGCATAGTGGAACCACAGTCCAGCGaaggggaagaggaggaagatctTCAG GGGGTGTTCTCAGAGGTGGTGGGTGGAAAGAGACGGAAAAAAGCTGAAGACACAGAGGTGGACAGGCCTAAGAGCAAGAAAGACAGGCAGTCGGGTCAAGATGAGGACTTTTACATCCCCTACAGACCTAAAGATTTCAATTCAGAGAGGGG ACTCAGCATTGGAGCAGAAGGGAGCGCATTTGAGCAGCAGGCTTCCTCGGCCATGCTGGATCTGATGGGTGACGAGGGCAGTACGCTGAATCAGAACAGGAACATGATGAAATG GGACCGCAAGAAAAAGCGCTTTGTCCGTGACACGGGAAAAGAAGaccaaaaaaccaaaataaaaacgGAAAGTGGACAAGTGGTAGGTGCAAagaagacgaagaagaagaGCTT CTATGAGGAATGGAAGAAGAAATACAAGGTGGATGATGCAGTTTCTGATTCAGATGGAGAAAatggaggaggcagaggacaTGCATTTGGAG GTCGGCGGGGCCGGCGAGGAGGCGGCCCCCAGCACGGAAGCTGGAGTGGCCCGCGGGCACGTTCGGAACTCAAGAACCACGAGCAGATTTTGAAGCAGCGCAGGCGCCAGGCCAAGCAGCGCTTCCTGCAGAGTGGCAGCCTGAAGAAACTGCGTGGCAGAAACAACCAGCGGCTCCGCGAGGTCATGAAGTCCGGCTTCGGCCGTGGCCACTTCAAGAAGGGCAAGATGAGGAAGAGGTCGTAA